The nucleotide window taaaatgaaagaaaaagtttaactttttttctttcattttcttttttattaaacaacttaaaaatgatcctattttctattctctttttatattattttatttctctcctaccaaataaactatataaaagttttcaataaaatacaattgacagaaaaattaaattggtttaatcttaaaataaatagacttgatttacttaaaaaattagaagaaccAAATATGCAAACTCAAAAATTAATATAGAGATAAACACAAAACTTACAATTGACTTATGGTTAACAAGACCTTGATGGCGGACCACAATGTTGCACTTCCTGTTGATTCTGAAGAGATACTTGCAGCAGCGGAAGGAATGGCTCAAACTGGAATTATAGTGTCTATAAATAGGGAAGTAGTTGGGGTTTTAGCAGTATCTGATCCATTGAAACCAGCTGCACAAGAAGTCATTTCCATTCTCAAGTCTATGAAAATTAGGAGCATCATGGTGACTGGGGACAACTGGGGTACTGCCAATTCTATAGCAAGGGAAGTTGGAATTGAAACTGTTATTGCTGAGGCCAAACCAGAGCAGAAGGCAGAGCAAGTGAAGGATTTGCAGGtacattatttaaaattgtaGACAATAATttaaggtgaaggcacatgaatGCAGCATGTCGAACTATCTTATGCTATAATTCAGCCTTTAGTTGCAAGGATAAGAAATAGTCGTAGAGGCTTTGAAGTATAGAAAACGTGTGTCGTTCAATCTTCATCCAATCATAAGCAAAATTCTGATTAGATGTCTAATATTTTACACTGAAagtgtatataaattaaactcagTTTATACTACATCTCTAACATATATTACATGTGGTTAACATATTGAGTACCCTTTTCTTGTTAGGCTTCTGGGTACAGGGGCATGGTGGGGGATGGTATCAATGATTCACCAGCACTTGTGGCAGCAGATGTAGGAATGGCAATTGGTGCTGGTACAGACATTGCTATTGAGGCTGCCGATATTGTCCTGATGAAGAGCAACTTGGAGGATGTCATAACTGCCATTGATCTTTCCAGAAAAACGTTTTCCCGTATCCGTCTCAACTACGTATGGGCTTTGGGCTACAATCTACTTGGCATTCCAATTGCTGCTGGAGCTCTTTTTCCTTCTACACGATTTCAGTTGCCCCCATGGATTGCTGGGGCTGCCATGGCTGCATCTTCTGTCAGTGTTGTGTGCTGCTCACTACTGTTGAAATATTATAGGAGACCCAAGAAGCTGGACAACCTTGAGATCCGGGGCATAAGCATTGAGTGATGTGAAATATGGTGCAGAAGAATTAAGGGTGGGGCTTGTGTTTGCTATTGTGTTTAGTGTTACTAGTAGGTGGTGACTTGTTCAGTTGTCTGTTACTACTTATATATATCAATAACTTGGACAGTTGTCACTTGTCAGATGACCATCAAGTTGTCAATAATGGTTGCATGATGATGTTTTTGCATGTAAAAAATTGTCTCTGATGTTGGAATAATGTACAAAATGGAAATCCTTCAAGTCGTATGACTTACCTTCAAGTAATGATATCTGCACCCGCAAAATTTACAAGAATCAAAGTGTTGTATTTCAGCACGTAATGATATTACAATATAAATAGGTATGATAGTAGTGATATTTTTAAAGGAATAGAACCACGTGAAGTTGTATAGATACCAAATGGTTCAAGAATTTTTACGTGTAAACATGCATCAGTTTCAGGTGTTCCTCAATACCACGCCCCCATCGCAATTTGCCACATGCAATGATACAtcatttcaaatattatttagaCTTAATTCAATGTTTGACACAAACAAAGTAGTAGTTTTCTTATAACAAAATGTGAATAATAGATAACCAAGCTCAAAGCACCAACACCATTTACAAAATGAACAGACACAGTTATTGGCCCATTTGGTTGAGTAAACATAGAAGCAGGATCTGCAGTTGCCATGTACAACAACATACTTCACTGCCAAGATCTTTTTATGGGTGTGCGAATTACTCAACAATTGAACATGTGGTCTAGCATTTGTGTCTTTATAGGAAGGCATAAAGATATTCAAGCCAACAAAGCAAAGCCAGAAACCCAAGGCTCAAgacttttgaaagaaaaggTTATTATGATTATGTTGTCAGTCTTGCAGCAAAGATAAAGGCATGGCTTTCACATCTTTGAATGACCCCCCATCTTGTTACTAGGCTCAGTCCCAGTTTCAGCTACCCTTGAACGCTGCTGTTCAAATTTCTTTTTAGCTTTATAAAGGATATTATGCACTTCTTCAAAGTGAGGATTTGTTGCAGTTCTCGTATCCTCAATCCACTGAAGAACTTTCTTGTATGGGGATAATATTCGACTGCGATCCTTCTCGTCCAAAACCTAAGTTTATTCACagtttaattttacaaattcaTGCAAAAAGAAATTATACTACCAATCACAATTCTAATTCAACTGAAAATTTCAAGACATTGAGCCAACTTGGGTGGATGCAGCATCAATAATTATCAAGTCACATTTAGTTACCTCAAGTTGCATGAGTTCACAAACCATGCTGAGATCTGCTATAGATGGTTGAGAGACACCAAGCAGGAAGTGTCCATCTCCATTGAGCCAAATATCCTCTAGTTTCGATAAAGAAGATAATAGAACTTTCTCTGCTTCAGCAGCTGCTTTTGGATTAAGTGGACGGCCAGTTGCAGGTCCTAGTACAGTATTTATTACATAGTTCACTGTAAAAGGTGGTGTGCTTCTGCCAATTAGTCATAGTTTACAAGAGACATGCTCTTTCTGTAAAAATTAGGAGAAAACAAAGATGTTCTCTGGCTAGAAACATGTAATTTAACATATGGCTTGCAGCAATGGTAAAATCTATTCTATCAGATGTTGCTTTTAAAGCAAAATCAATAGAATatgaataattgaatatatTCAGAGTTGCATAATAGCCAGACACTA belongs to Glycine soja cultivar W05 chromosome 5, ASM419377v2, whole genome shotgun sequence and includes:
- the LOC114413368 gene encoding probable copper-transporting ATPase HMA5, with the translated sequence MVNKTLMADHNVALPVDSEEILAAAEGMAQTGIIVSINREVVGVLAVSDPLKPAAQEVISILKSMKIRSIMVTGDNWGTANSIAREVGIETVIAEAKPEQKAEQVKDLQASGYRGMVGDGINDSPALVAADVGMAIGAGTDIAIEAADIVLMKSNLEDVITAIDLSRKTFSRIRLNYVWALGYNLLGIPIAAGALFPSTRFQLPPWIAGAAMAASSVSVVCCSLLLKYYRRPKKLDNLEIRGISIE
- the LOC114413366 gene encoding glutathione S-transferase T1-like; protein product: MMGKLKVYADRMSQPSRAVLIFCRFNGIDFEEIKVDISKRHHLSPEFREVNPLQKVPAIVHGSFNLSESHAILVYLASAFPGIADHWYPSDLYRRAKIISVMDWHHSNLRHGAVNYVINTVLGPATGRPLNPKAAAEAEKVLLSSLSKLEDIWLNGDGHFLLGVSQPSIADLSMVCELMQLEVLDEKDRSRILSPYKKVLQWIEDTRTATNPHFEEVHNILYKAKKKFEQQRSRVAETGTEPSNKMGGHSKM